The region GGGGAAAGGGTGGAGCCGCACTATCTGGAGGAAGTGGCTGCATGCCCCGAAGTGCGCCGGGACTTTCTTGTTTCCCTCGGACAAATGGGCAAAGGCTCCCTTTTTCCCCGCAGATACCTCACGCAGGCTGCCATAGCGGAGTCGGACATGGCAGTTTGGCTCGCCTTTCCGACGGAACTGGGCTCGCCTCCCGGGCAGATTGAGCTCGTGAAGGTCTTCACCGTGAAAGCCGACGCGGCCACCCTGGAATACTATCTCTTCCGCTTCAAGCCCCTGCTTCCTGACTGCCCTTTTCAGGGATGGATGGCAGGGATATCGGGACCCTATCCAAAGGGAACCCTCACCCTTGATTCTCCGAGAGGCACCTTCAGCACTTTCACGCCCTGGGAGCAGATGCCTCCCGAGAAGCATTTTGAGCAGCTTGTAAAGATGATGGCACCAGCATGCGGTGACAGCCCGCAGAAATGAAAGAGACAGACAAGCCACCTGCGGCCCCGGGGCTTGATCTGTTAAAATTGGAGTCTGTCCCCATTTTCACGGAGGTTTTTTTCCTGCCGGGCGCGAAACGAAATATTATGAAGACCATGAAGATCCGGCAGAGCGTCACTTTTAACGCCCCACCCCACGAGGTGTACGAGGCCCTCATGGACTCGAAGAAGCACGAGGCCTTCACAAGAGACAAGGCCCATATCAGCAGGAAGCCCGGGGGAACCTTTACCGCCTATGGCGGCTACATCACCGGGAAGAACCTTGAGCTTTACGAGGACGAGAAGATAGTGCAGCTCTGGCGGACTGACGAGTGGCCCGAAGGTCATTTTTCCACGGTGACCTACCGCCTCAAGGACCTCCACGGCTCGACAAAGCTCACCTTTACCCAGGACGGCATTCCCGAGGAATTCTGCGAGAGCATCAGAAAGGGCTGGCATGAATACTACTGGAGGCCCCTGAAGAAGCTCCTCGAGGGAAGATAGCCCCGGGAAATGTTAACATCGGGGCAACCAATTGTTAACGCCTTTTTTACAAAAATTCATTTCCCCGGCTCGCTCATGGGGTGATATATCATCAAGAAGAACATGCCGGGGGGGTGCACCGTATGAACGACAAAAAGGATTCCGCCTCAGGAAATGATTACCTTCAGGTACTCAGCAGCCTTATCACTCTCGTCGATTCGGTCCTGAGAAAAGACAAGTAGGGCCTGGGATCTGCCTCACCTGCCCATCCTGACACTCCTTGCCTCACATACTCCGGCGCCTCTCTGAGGCACCTTGAGAAGGGCGTCCTTCAGATCTAAGAATTCAAAAGGCTTATAGAGACAGTCATTCACCCCCGCCTCGAGAAAATTCTTTGTATCCTCCTCGAGGCAATAGGCCGTGAGGGCTATGATATGAACCTTGCTCCCCCACTTCTGCCTCACTCTCCTCGTCGCTTCAATGCCGTTCATCACGGGCATCCTAATATCCATAAGAATAAGATCGAAGGGCTCCCTCTCCAGGGCTTCGAGAACCTTCTCCCCGTTGCCCACCTGCACCACCGTGTGGCCCTCGTCTTTCAGGAAATCCGCAATGACCCTCCTGTTTATTACCTCGTCTTCAGCGACAAGCACCTTGAGTGGTGAAGGAAGCTCCCGGGACAATGCTGTTCCCTTCACCTCTGCTTCCTGGCATTTTTCCTGGAGGAGCACCGTAAAATGGAATGTGCTCCCCTCTCCCGGCTCGCTCTCAAGCCACATGCGCCCCCCCAAAAGCTCCGCAATGCCCTTGCTGATTGCAAGGCCCAGCCCCATGCCGTCCAATTTTTTCGTGTAAGAAGTCTCGCCGCGGAAAAAAGGCTCAAAAACCGCCTTGTGCAGGTCGCCGGGGATTCCGCAGCCGGTATCCTTTACCGTGCAATGAATCAGAACTCCCCCGGGGGACGACCTCTCAACCTCCACCGAGATATTGACATGCCCCTTTTCTGTATAACGGATTGCATTGTCGCAAAGGTTAAGCATTATCTGGTTCAGCCGCGTGAAGTCACCGCAGAGCATTTCCGGCAGAGACCTGGAAAAAACGATAGAGAATGAAAGCCCCTTCTGTTCGGCAATGGCCTTCTGAATTTTCAGCGTCTCGCTGAAGCTCTTCCTTATATTGAAATCAACTTTCTTGGGCTCAAGCTTCAGCGCCTCAATCTTTGCCATGTCCAGCACGTTGCTGAGAATACCCAGAAGGTTCCTTGTGGAGATCTTGACCATGGAAAGGTATTCCCTCTGGGCCTCATTGGGCTCCGCCCTCAGGAGCAGCTCCGTGATGCCGATAATGCCGTTGAGGGGCGTCCTTATCTCGTGGCTCATATGTGCCAGGAACTCCGACTTTGCCCTGCTGGCAATCTCGGCGCGCTCCTTCGCCCTGATAAGCTCCTCCTCGGCACGCTTCTGCTCGGTGATATCCACTGCCGAGGAAAGAAGGAAGATCTCGCTCTGCACCTTCAGGTAATCGGCTGACCAGAGGACTGTGCGAAGGTCCCCATCCTTTCTCCGGATCTGGAGCTCCCTGTTATAGACGAATTTGTTTCTCTCCAGCTCGTCCAAAAGCTCGGCACGCTGCTCGGGCTTTACCCAGAGATTAAATCCCCGGGCGGTATTGTCAATTACTTCATCCCTTGAGCGGCCCGTCAGGCGGAGAAACTCATCATTGACGGCAATGAACAAGCCATCATTGACAGTGGTGATGGCAAGGGAGATAGGCATGGAATGGAATGCCTTGTTGAAGCGCTCTTCAGATTCCCTGAGGGCTTCCCCGGCTTTTTTCCTGTAAGTGGCATCCCTTGCCACGACCACGACGGTGTCCGCCGTGAGAGGTGAGACATTGGTGAGAAACCATATCTCTTTCCCGCTTATGGGGAGCGAGTACTCTATCTCTGCGGTCTGTTCTGTATCAAGAGCTTTCTGTATGGCTCCCTGGAAAAAATCGGCCTTGTCCGGCGGGAAAATCTCGTGGAGATACTTTCCCAGAAGCTCGTCAGGGGGCCTGTAGAGCAGATCGGGATTGGTGGGCACCACTTCGAGACAGCGCCCCGTCCTGTCGAAGACCATCACGGCGTCGCGCATTGCCCCGAAGATGGTCCGCATCCTGGCTTCAGAGGCGCGGATAAGCTCTTCCGCCTTTTCGCGCTCGCTGATGTCGCGGAGGCTCACCAGCAGGGATATCCTGCCGTCATAATCCAGGAAGCTCCTGCCGAAGGCCTCCAGGTAATGCCACGTGCCGTCCCTGCGGCGGAAACGGAGAAGCTGAAGGGGTCCCGATGCCCCCTGCTCCAGTATGGCATTCTGAACCGACTCGAGAGTAGTGATAAGGTCATCGGGATGGATTATGGCATATATGCTCGTTCCCATGATCTCGTCAGGGGTGATGGAGAGGATCCTCTGTATCGAGGGGCTGCAGTAGCTCACCATGCCTTCGGCATCAAACATCAAAACGATATCGTTCATATTCTTGATGAGCATGGAGTAGCGCGCTTCTGCTTCACGGGCTTCCCACCGGAGGCGGGCAGTTGCCATGGCCTGCCGTGCCGCTACAGCCAGGCGGCCGACTGTCTCGGGCGACTTATTCACGTAATCATCAAGGCCCGCTTTCATGGCTGCCACGGCGAGCATCTCACTCCCCTCACCGGTGAACATGATGACAGGGCAATGGGGCCACTTTACCTTGACGGCGGCAAGGACATCAAAGCCGCTGGTCCAGTGAAGGCGGTAATCGGTGATGACCAGGTCATAGCGGCCCAGGTCCAAAGCCTTGTGGAGCTTATCGGCACTGTCAGCAAAGTCAATGCGCAGGCCGGGAAAAGCGCGCTGGAGCCCTTCGGCGGTAAGAGCCTTCATATCAGCGCTTTCATCGACCACCAGGAAACTCAGGTTTGCCTGCTGCCGCACCACGAATTCAATGAGGACCTCCCTGAGGGCCTGGGTGGTGACGGGTTTTACAAGGAAGCTGATTGCGCCCAGATCAGAGGCTTTTATGATGTCCCGGCTCTCATGGGAAGTGGTGAGGACCACGGCAGGAATATCCTTGAAGGTCTTCTGCGCACGGG is a window of Candidatus Eremiobacterota bacterium DNA encoding:
- a CDS encoding SRPBCC family protein, with the protein product MKIRQSVTFNAPPHEVYEALMDSKKHEAFTRDKAHISRKPGGTFTAYGGYITGKNLELYEDEKIVQLWRTDEWPEGHFSTVTYRLKDLHGSTKLTFTQDGIPEEFCESIRKGWHEYYWRPLKKLLEGR
- a CDS encoding response regulator, translating into MTRGTPVILLVEDDQNSVLLTERALRKTGLEAELVAVADGAGAVAYLEASPLPALMLLDINLPGMSGFEVLKWARAQKTFKDIPAVVLTTSHESRDIIKASDLGAISFLVKPVTTQALREVLIEFVVRQQANLSFLVVDESADMKALTAEGLQRAFPGLRIDFADSADKLHKALDLGRYDLVITDYRLHWTSGFDVLAAVKVKWPHCPVIMFTGEGSEMLAVAAMKAGLDDYVNKSPETVGRLAVAARQAMATARLRWEAREAEARYSMLIKNMNDIVLMFDAEGMVSYCSPSIQRILSITPDEIMGTSIYAIIHPDDLITTLESVQNAILEQGASGPLQLLRFRRRDGTWHYLEAFGRSFLDYDGRISLLVSLRDISEREKAEELIRASEARMRTIFGAMRDAVMVFDRTGRCLEVVPTNPDLLYRPPDELLGKYLHEIFPPDKADFFQGAIQKALDTEQTAEIEYSLPISGKEIWFLTNVSPLTADTVVVVARDATYRKKAGEALRESEERFNKAFHSMPISLAITTVNDGLFIAVNDEFLRLTGRSRDEVIDNTARGFNLWVKPEQRAELLDELERNKFVYNRELQIRRKDGDLRTVLWSADYLKVQSEIFLLSSAVDITEQKRAEEELIRAKERAEIASRAKSEFLAHMSHEIRTPLNGIIGITELLLRAEPNEAQREYLSMVKISTRNLLGILSNVLDMAKIEALKLEPKKVDFNIRKSFSETLKIQKAIAEQKGLSFSIVFSRSLPEMLCGDFTRLNQIMLNLCDNAIRYTEKGHVNISVEVERSSPGGVLIHCTVKDTGCGIPGDLHKAVFEPFFRGETSYTKKLDGMGLGLAISKGIAELLGGRMWLESEPGEGSTFHFTVLLQEKCQEAEVKGTALSRELPSPLKVLVAEDEVINRRVIADFLKDEGHTVVQVGNGEKVLEALEREPFDLILMDIRMPVMNGIEATRRVRQKWGSKVHIIALTAYCLEEDTKNFLEAGVNDCLYKPFEFLDLKDALLKVPQRGAGVCEARSVRMGR